The following proteins come from a genomic window of Chaetodon auriga isolate fChaAug3 chromosome 16, fChaAug3.hap1, whole genome shotgun sequence:
- the tlk2 gene encoding serine/threonine-protein kinase tousled-like 2 isoform X1 — protein sequence MMEELHSLDPRRQELLEARFTGVGVAKGSGQNQNESSNQSLCSVGSLSDKELETPEKKASDQRVRKRKADHFDSSQGKAGARGHKISDYFEFAGGSGPGTSPARGIPPVVRSSPQHSLSNPPVTVQQGSPSSVSSANTEHSTCSLKPASLHMLHKATQSDLTIEKLTAMENNKNSDLEKKEGRIDDLLRANCDLRRQIDEQQRMLERYKERLNKCVTMSKKLLIEKSKQEKMACRDKSMQDRLRLGHFTTVRHGASFTEQWTDGYAFQNLIKQQERINSQREDIERQRKLLAKRKPPSMAQTPPPSLEQNKRKSKTNGTESEALSQAEYHEQEEIFKLRLGHLKKEEAEIQAELERLERVRNLHIRELKRIHNEDNSQFKDHPTLNDRYLLLHLLGRGGFSEVYKAFDLTEQRYVAVKIHQLNKNWRDEKKENYHKHACREYRIHKELDHPRIVKLYDYFSLDTDSFCTVLEYCEGNDLDFYLKQHKLMSEKEGRSIIMQIVNALKYLNEIRPPIIHYDLKPGNILLVNGTACGEIKITDFGLSKIMDDDSYNSVDGMELTSQGAGTYWYLPPECFVVGKEPPKISNKVDVWSVGVIFYQCLYGRKPFGHNQSQQDILQENTILKATDVQFPPKPVVTPEAKAFIRRCLVYRKEDRIDVHQLASDPFLMPHIRKSVASSGTSGMAVASTSSSSNSSASN from the exons ATGATGGAAGAACTGCATAGCCTGGACCCCCGACGGCAGGAGCTGTTGGAGGCTCGCTTCACAGGGGTCGGCGTGGCTAAG GGCTCAGGTCAGAACCAAAATGAGTCATCCAATCAGAGTCTATGCAGCGTGGGCTCGCTCAGTGACAAGGAGCTAGAG ACTCCTGAGAAGAAAGCAAGCGACCAGAGAGTGAGAAAACGGAAAGCAGACCATTTTGACAGCAGCCAAG GCAAAGCAGGAGCAAGGGGACATAAAATTAGCGATTATTTCGAG TTTGCGGGAGGTAGCGGTCCTGGTACCAGCCCTGCCAGGGGAATTCCACCAGTGGTCCGCTCTTCCCCACAGCACTCCCTCTCCAACCCCCCTGTCACG GTGCAGCAGGGAAGCCCCTCCTCCGTCAGCTCGGCCAACACCGAGCACTCAACGTGTTCGCTGAAGCCTGCTTCTCTTCACATGCTCCACAAAGCCACACAG TCTGACCTTACTATAGAGAAACTAACAGCAATGGAGAACAACAAGAACTCTGACCTGGAGAAGAAGGAGGGCCGAATAGACGATTTGCTGCGG GCCAACTGTGATCTGAGGAGACAGATTGATGAACAGCAGAGGATGCTGGAACGATACAAGGAACGCTTAAATAAGTGTGTCACCATGTCCAAGAAGCTGCTAATTGAAAAA TCTAAACAAGAGAAGATGGCGTGCCGGGACAAAAGCATGCAGGACAGGCTTCGACTGGGTCACTTCACCACAGTGAGACATGGAGCGTCTTTCACTGAGCAGTGGACGGATGGATATGCCTTCCAAAACCTTATCAA ACAACAAGAAAGAATCAATTCCCAGCGAGAGGACATTgaaagacagaggaagctgCTAGCCAAACGCAAGCCGCCCTCCATGGCCCAGACTCCACCTCCGAGCCTGGAGCAAAACAAACGCAAAAGCAAGACCAATGGGACGGAAAGTGAAGC GTTATCGCAGGCAGAGTATCACGAGCAAGAGGAAATCTTTAAGCTAAGACTAGGCCATCTTAAGAAG gaggaggcagagatcCAGGCGGAGCTGGAGAGGTTGGAGCGAGTGCGGAACCTTCACATTCGCGAGCTGAAAAGGATCCACAATGAGGATAATTCTCA ATTCAAAGATCACCCTACGCTAAATGACCGATACCTGCTACTCCATTTACTTGGAAGGGGAGGTTTCAGTGAAGTTTACAAG GCCTTTGACTTAACAGAGCAAAGGTATGTTGCGGTCAAAATCCACCAGTTAAACAAGAACTGGAGGGACGAGAAGAAGGAAAATTATCACAA ACATGCGTGCAGAGAATATAGAATCCATAAAGAGCTGGACCACCCACGAATAGTTAAACTCTACGACTACTTTTCGCTTGACACTGACTC GTTCTGCACAGTGCTGGAGTACTGCGAGGGCAACGACTTGGACTTCTACCTGAAGCAGCACAAGCTCATGTCAGAGAAAGAGGGCCGCTCCATCATCATGCAGATTGTTAACGCCCTCAAGTACCTCAATGAGATCAGACCGCCCATTATCCACTACGACCTTAAGCCCG gtAATATCCTCCTGGTGAACGGCACCGCCTGCGGGGAGATCAAGATCACAGATTTTGGCCTGTCGAAGATCATGGATGATGACAGCTACAACTCAGTGGACGGGATGGAGCTGACGTCACAGGGCGCAGGGACATACTG GTACCTGCCCCCTGAGTGCTTTGTGGTTGGGAAGGAACCACCCAAAATCTCCAACAAGGTGGACGTGTGGTCTGTGGGAGTCATTTTCTACCAGTGTTTGTATGGCCGCAAG CCCTTCGGCCACAACCAGTCCCAGCAGGACATCCTGCAGGAGAACACCATACTGAAGGCAACAGATGTGCAGTTTCCCCCTAAACCAGTAGTCACACCTGAAGCTAAG gccTTTATAAGGCGCTGTCTAGTCTACCGTAAGGAGGACCGCATCGACGTGCACCAGCTGGCCAGTGACCCCTTCCTTATGCCCCACATCCGCAAGTCGGTGGCCTCCTCGGGCACCTCGGGCATGGCCGTGGCCTCCACGTCCAGCTCCTCCAACAGCAGCGCCTCAAACTGA
- the mrc2 gene encoding C-type mannose receptor 2, with product MQGNGRHRNKESRRTWTNRQLLFYKCTLYLFIFSLELKRSVTAPLDSDEFAFFHEGAQGCLGVRDHSLVLSASCEAANQRWKWVTRGRLFNLGSSLCLGVTTGNLTSKWDRSPLGVYTCDREPPRVRWTWNCGQVLENLNNYLPSPSLWNSSSSTSSPSTLKWRLHGGVQDPCSKTYQQIYTIQGNSHGRPCYLPFLYDGQWFHNCTSIGREDGHLWCATTYDYGKDERWGFCPVKSSGCETFWDTDPLTDSCYQFNFQATLSWSEARISCQQQGADLLSITKLHEQTYINGLLTGYSAALWIGLNDLDIHGGWQWADASPLKYLNWETEQPNHAEEENCAVIRTESSGRWQNRDCSVALPYVCKKRPNATLDPFTTDSWADDEKYECDVGWQAFQAGCYKLTSEKSDWDAAQKTCQKMEANLVSIHTLPELEFIMRNLKRDVDQLWIGLHDTDMQMDFQWTDHTPVIFTYWHPFEPNNFRNTQEDCVSIWGAEGRWDDSPCNLTLPSICKKLGTKSDGKPQHQDCKQGWKWHSPACYWVGEDLQTFDEARKSCEDHGAALVTITNRFEQAFANSLVFGRSDDSFWIGLNDQGSPDSFHWLSGDEVSYTNWNRDQPVTVHGGGCVSMATGFATGLWEVRECASSKAKFICRQNQDTSLSPEPPAPQPTPSLSGSCPSGWKSNSNLRYCYKVFHSSQLEQKLSWLQAHLFCRRHGANLLSVGSPEEEHFVLQVLHEAFGESEDHEQHWFWIGLNRRNPMDNGSWKWSDGLAFTYQNFGRYYYNIRQCAAADLGTMTWLAMHCDSELDWICKIPRGSVEKEPEVSEGTSSPEWIGFQEAEYKFFDHRTTWDQAQRICSWFDSSLASVHSAEEEAFLANTLRKMAKVEGDNWWLGLHTYENDGRLRWSDHSVLNYVSWALGRPHPLSRDRKCVYLSASKADWADQKCHSDLPYICKRVNVTGTIPPTPSTPHPPAGCPDGWSSYQHKCFRVFDQTYRVTWSAAKLKCETQGGVLAVVSNHLEQAFVTTLLYNASVNLWVGLTSDSKGHFQWAKAGLLSYTNWAPGEPLDNSGPHHNKTPGNCVVMIHGNPQKNAGMWASRACEMENNGFICQRQQDSGLPPAPALIPASLSKPVELGGVTYRVVEKRLDWTGALHLCESLNGTLATVKNPYQQAYLTLLINSLRRPAWISLYNYGGRSFTWLGEEEVSYSNWKDGEPVQMAGCGHMTTTGQWTMTPCDAKLEAAICQISDEPVTHQWIYPGHCPHSLGDWAWVPFRNHCYAFNLQSLKLQQDARVSCKKMGAELLSILDETENGFVWEHIQSRAEQAHGAWLGISVRGRGLVWSEDTEMTYSNWEAHDVAFSVLSPNSCFWIQSNSGLWKPGSCRNRTHGVICKQPRSTETSAVTSDGEHLSTLIVVIVTGLVLVVLIVGVIYLYRRRAVGSRGSYEGARYSRTNSSLAEQTEKNILVSDMELNEQPE from the exons ATGCAAGGCAACGGCCGTCACCGAAACAAGGAGTCCAGGAGAACATGGACAAATCGGCAACTTCTATTTTACAAATGCACTTTATATTTATTCATCTTTAGTCTGGAACTGAAGAGAAGCGTCAcgg CGCCGCTGGACTCGGATGAGTTTGCGTTCTTCCATGAGGGTGCCCAGGGGTGCCTGGGGGTGCGGGATCACTCCCTGGTCCTGTCGGCCTCCTGTGAGGCAGCCAACCAGCGTTGGAAGTGGGTGACCCGGGGTCGCCTGTTCAACCTGGGCTCTTCACTGTGCCTGGGCGTGACCACTGGTAACCTCACCTCCAAATGGGACAGGTCTCCTCTGGGTGTGTACACCTGCGACCGCGAGCCCCCCAGAGTGCGCTGGACCTGGAACTGTGGCCAGGTGTTGGAGAACCTCAACAACTACCTTCCCTCACCCTCACTTTggaactcctcctcctcaacctccTCTCCTTCGACGCTCAAATGGAGGCTGCATGGTGGCGTGCAGGACCCGTGCTCGAAAACATATCAGC AGATCTACACCATCCAGGGGAACTCTCACGGCCGCCCCTGCTATCTGCCCTTCCTGTACGATGGCCAGTGGTTCCACAACTGCACGAGTATCGGGCGCGAGGACGGCCACCTCTGGTGTGCCACCACCTACGACTACGGCAAGGATGAGCGCTGGGGCTTCTGTCCTGTCAAGA GCAGCGGCTGTGAGACATTCTGGGATACTGacccactgacagacagctgctaCCAGTTTAACTTCCAGGCCACGCTGTCATGGAGCGAGGCCCGGATCAGTTGCCAGCAGCAGGGGGCAGACCTGCTGAGCATCACCAAGCTGCATGAGCAGACGTACATCAACG GCTTACTGACAGGTtacagtgctgctctgtggatCGGCCTCAATGACCTGGACATCCACGGAGGCTGGCAGTGGGCCGACGCTTCTCCGCTCAAATATCTCAACTGGGAGACAG AACAGCCAAACCACGCTGAGGAGGAGAACTGCGCCGTGATCAGGACCGAGTCTTCAGGCCGTTGGCAAAACCGCGATTGTTCTGTCGCTCTGCCGTATGTGTGTAAGAAGAGGCCCAACGCCACCCTGGACCCCTTCACGACAG ACTCGTGGGCAGATGATGAGAAATATGAGTGTGATGTGGGCTGGCAGGCCTTCCAGGCTGGCTGCTACAAGCTGACTTCAGAGAAGAGCGACTGGGATGCGGCACAGAAAACCTGTCAGAAGATGGAGGCCAACCTGGTCAGCATCCACACCCTACCTGAGCTGGAGTTCATCATGCGCAACCTGAAGAGAG ACGTCGACCAGCTGTGGATTGGGCTCCATGACACTGATATGCAAATGGACTTCCAATGGACCGACCACACGCCCGTCATCTTCACCTACTGGCACCCCTTTGAACCCAACAACTTCCGCAACACGCAAGAAGATTGCGTCTCCATCTGGGGAGCG GAGGGCCGCTGGGACGACAGCCCCTGTAATCTGACTCTGCCCTCCATCTGTAAGAAACTGGGAACAAAGAGTGATGGGAAGCCGCAGCACCAAGACTGCAAACAA GGCTGGAAGTGGCACAGTCCAGCTTGTTACTGGGTTGGAGAAGATCTGCAAACCTTTGACGAGGCCAGGAAGTCCTGTGAGGACCACGGAGCCGCCCTCGTCACCATCACCAAtag GTTCGAGCAGGCCTTCGCCAACAGCCTGGTGTTCGGTCGCTCTGACGATTCCTTCTGGATCGGCCTCAACGACCAGGGCAGCCCCGACTCTTTCCACTGGCTCAGTGGGGATGAAGTGTCCTACACCAACTGGAACCGAGACCAGCCAG TCACCGTCCACGGCGGCGGCTGCGTTTCCATGGCGACAGGCTTCGCAACAGGTCTGTGGGAGGTGAGGGAGTGCGCGTCATCAAAGGCGAAATTCATCTGCCGCCAGAACCAGGACACGTCTCTGAGCCCCGAGCCCCCGGCCCCTCAGCCCACCCCGAGCCTCAGCGGCTCGTGTCCCAGCGGCTGGAAGAGCAACAGCAACCTGCGCTACTGTTACAAG gtgtttcaTTCCTCCCAGCTGGAGCAGAAGCTGAGCTGGCTGCAGGCTCACCTGTTCTGCCGGAGACACGGAGCCAACCTGCTGAGCGTCGGCAGCCCTGAGGAGGAGCACTTCGTTCTGCAGGTCCTCCACGAGGCCTTTGG GGAGTCAGAGGACCACGAGCAGCACTGGTTTTGGATCGGACTGAACCGCAGGAACCCCATGGACAACGGCAGCTGGAAGTGGAGCGACGGACTCGCT TTCACGTACCAGAACTTCGGCCGCTACTACTACAACATCCGACAGTGCGCTGCGGCGGACTTGGGCACTATGACCTGGTTGGCCATGCACTGTGACTCCGAGTTAGACTGGATCTGCAAGATCCCCAGAG gtaGTGTTGAGAAGGAACCAGAAGTCTCTGAAG GCACCAGTTCACCGGAGTGGATTGGCTTCCAGGAGGCCGAGTATAAGTTTTTCGACCACCGAACCACTTGGGACCAGGCCCAGAGGATTTGCTCCTGGTTTGATTCCTCCCTAGCCTCCGTCCACTCGGCTGAGGAAGAAGCTTTCCTGGCCAACACTTTACGCAAG ATGGCGAAGGTGGAGGGTGACAACTGGTGGCTGGGGCTTCACACCTACGAAAATGACGGCCGTCTCCGCTGGTCTGACCACTCTGTGCTCAATTACGTGTCCTGGGCTCTTGGGAGGCCACACCCACTGAGCCGTGACcgcaaatgtgtttatttgtctgcCAGCAAAG CGGATTGGGCCGATCAGAAGTGCCACTCTGACCTGCCCTACATCTGTAAGAGAGTAAATGTCACGGGCACCATTCCTCCAACTCCGtcaaccccccacccacccgCAGGCTGTCCTGACGGATGGTCCTCCTATCAGCACAAG tgtttcagagtCTTTGATCAGACGTACCGGGTCACGTGGTCTGCTGCCAAGCTGAAATGTGAAACTCAAGGAGGTGTGCTGGCAGTGGTGTCCAATCATTTGGAACAAG CCTTTGTCACCACCCTGCTTTACAATGCCAGTGTTAACCTTTGGGTGGGTCTGACCTCGGACTCTAAAGGTCATTTCCAGTGGGCCAAGGCTGGCCTGCTCAGCTACACAAACTGGGCTCCCGGGGAGCCGCTCGACAACAGCGGACCCCACCACAACAAGACCCCG GGAAACTGTGTGGTGATGATTCATGGGAACCCACAGAAGAACGCCGGCATGTGGGCTTCCCGGGCCTGTGAGATGGAAAATAACGGCTTCATCTGTCAAAGGCAACAAG ATTCGGGTCTCCCTCCGGCCCCGGCTCTTATCCCCGCCTCCCTGTCAAAGCCCGTGGAGCTGGGTGGAGTGACGTACCGGGTGGTGGAGAAGCGTCTGGACTGGACGGGCGCTCTGCACCTCTGTGAATCTTTGAATGGGACCCTGGCCACGGTGAAGAATCCCTACCAGCAGGCTTACCTCACGCTGCTGATCAACAGCCTGCGCCGGCCCGCCTGGATCTCTCTCTACAACTACGGA GGGCGGAGCTTCACCTGGCTGGGTGAAGAAGAAGTTTCATATTCAAACTGGAAAGACGGGGAGCCTGTTCAGATGGCTGGATGCGGTCACATGACCACTACCGGGCAGTGGACTATGACTCCCTGTGATGCTAAACTGGAGGCTGCTATCTGTCAaatcagtg ACGAGCCTGTGACTCACCAATGGATCTACCCCGGCCATTGCCCCCACTCTCTGGGAGATTGGGCGTGGGTGCCTTTCAGAAACCACTGTTACGCCTTCAACCTGCAAAGcctgaaactgcagcaggacGCTCGCGTGTCCTGTAAAAAAA TGGGAGCGGAGCTTCTCTCTATCTTGGATGAGACAGAGAACGGATTTGTATGGGAACACATCCAGAGCAGGGCAGAACAGGCACATGGAGCTTGGCTGGGCATCAGCGTGAGAG gtagAGGTCTCGTGTGGAGCGAGGACACGGAAATGACTTACAGCAACTGGGAGGCGCACGACGTGGCCTTCTCCGTCCTGTCTCCGAACTCCTGCTTCTGGATCCAGAGCAACAGCGGCCTGTGGAAGCCGGGCTCCTGCAGAAATCGCACGCATGGAGTCATCTGCAAGCAGCCTCGCA GTACTGAAACCTCAGCTGTAACAT CGGATGGCGAGCACCTCTCCACCCTGATTGTCGTCATTGTGACGGGcctggtgctggtggtgctgatCGTCGGCGTGATCTACCTGTACCGCCGGCGAGCTGTGGGCTCGCGGGGGTCCTACGAGGGGGCGCGCTACAGCCGCACCAACTCCAGCCTGGCGGAGCAGACTGAGAAGAACATCCTGGTGTCTGACATGGAGCTGAACGAGCAGCCAGAGTAG
- the tlk2 gene encoding serine/threonine-protein kinase tousled-like 2 isoform X2 has product MMEELHSLDPRRQELLEARFTGVGVAKGSGQNQNESSNQSLCSVGSLSDKELETPEKKASDQRVRKRKADHFDSSQGKAGARGHKISDYFEVQQGSPSSVSSANTEHSTCSLKPASLHMLHKATQSDLTIEKLTAMENNKNSDLEKKEGRIDDLLRANCDLRRQIDEQQRMLERYKERLNKCVTMSKKLLIEKSKQEKMACRDKSMQDRLRLGHFTTVRHGASFTEQWTDGYAFQNLIKQQERINSQREDIERQRKLLAKRKPPSMAQTPPPSLEQNKRKSKTNGTESEALSQAEYHEQEEIFKLRLGHLKKEEAEIQAELERLERVRNLHIRELKRIHNEDNSQFKDHPTLNDRYLLLHLLGRGGFSEVYKAFDLTEQRYVAVKIHQLNKNWRDEKKENYHKHACREYRIHKELDHPRIVKLYDYFSLDTDSFCTVLEYCEGNDLDFYLKQHKLMSEKEGRSIIMQIVNALKYLNEIRPPIIHYDLKPGNILLVNGTACGEIKITDFGLSKIMDDDSYNSVDGMELTSQGAGTYWYLPPECFVVGKEPPKISNKVDVWSVGVIFYQCLYGRKPFGHNQSQQDILQENTILKATDVQFPPKPVVTPEAKAFIRRCLVYRKEDRIDVHQLASDPFLMPHIRKSVASSGTSGMAVASTSSSSNSSASN; this is encoded by the exons ATGATGGAAGAACTGCATAGCCTGGACCCCCGACGGCAGGAGCTGTTGGAGGCTCGCTTCACAGGGGTCGGCGTGGCTAAG GGCTCAGGTCAGAACCAAAATGAGTCATCCAATCAGAGTCTATGCAGCGTGGGCTCGCTCAGTGACAAGGAGCTAGAG ACTCCTGAGAAGAAAGCAAGCGACCAGAGAGTGAGAAAACGGAAAGCAGACCATTTTGACAGCAGCCAAG GCAAAGCAGGAGCAAGGGGACATAAAATTAGCGATTATTTCGAG GTGCAGCAGGGAAGCCCCTCCTCCGTCAGCTCGGCCAACACCGAGCACTCAACGTGTTCGCTGAAGCCTGCTTCTCTTCACATGCTCCACAAAGCCACACAG TCTGACCTTACTATAGAGAAACTAACAGCAATGGAGAACAACAAGAACTCTGACCTGGAGAAGAAGGAGGGCCGAATAGACGATTTGCTGCGG GCCAACTGTGATCTGAGGAGACAGATTGATGAACAGCAGAGGATGCTGGAACGATACAAGGAACGCTTAAATAAGTGTGTCACCATGTCCAAGAAGCTGCTAATTGAAAAA TCTAAACAAGAGAAGATGGCGTGCCGGGACAAAAGCATGCAGGACAGGCTTCGACTGGGTCACTTCACCACAGTGAGACATGGAGCGTCTTTCACTGAGCAGTGGACGGATGGATATGCCTTCCAAAACCTTATCAA ACAACAAGAAAGAATCAATTCCCAGCGAGAGGACATTgaaagacagaggaagctgCTAGCCAAACGCAAGCCGCCCTCCATGGCCCAGACTCCACCTCCGAGCCTGGAGCAAAACAAACGCAAAAGCAAGACCAATGGGACGGAAAGTGAAGC GTTATCGCAGGCAGAGTATCACGAGCAAGAGGAAATCTTTAAGCTAAGACTAGGCCATCTTAAGAAG gaggaggcagagatcCAGGCGGAGCTGGAGAGGTTGGAGCGAGTGCGGAACCTTCACATTCGCGAGCTGAAAAGGATCCACAATGAGGATAATTCTCA ATTCAAAGATCACCCTACGCTAAATGACCGATACCTGCTACTCCATTTACTTGGAAGGGGAGGTTTCAGTGAAGTTTACAAG GCCTTTGACTTAACAGAGCAAAGGTATGTTGCGGTCAAAATCCACCAGTTAAACAAGAACTGGAGGGACGAGAAGAAGGAAAATTATCACAA ACATGCGTGCAGAGAATATAGAATCCATAAAGAGCTGGACCACCCACGAATAGTTAAACTCTACGACTACTTTTCGCTTGACACTGACTC GTTCTGCACAGTGCTGGAGTACTGCGAGGGCAACGACTTGGACTTCTACCTGAAGCAGCACAAGCTCATGTCAGAGAAAGAGGGCCGCTCCATCATCATGCAGATTGTTAACGCCCTCAAGTACCTCAATGAGATCAGACCGCCCATTATCCACTACGACCTTAAGCCCG gtAATATCCTCCTGGTGAACGGCACCGCCTGCGGGGAGATCAAGATCACAGATTTTGGCCTGTCGAAGATCATGGATGATGACAGCTACAACTCAGTGGACGGGATGGAGCTGACGTCACAGGGCGCAGGGACATACTG GTACCTGCCCCCTGAGTGCTTTGTGGTTGGGAAGGAACCACCCAAAATCTCCAACAAGGTGGACGTGTGGTCTGTGGGAGTCATTTTCTACCAGTGTTTGTATGGCCGCAAG CCCTTCGGCCACAACCAGTCCCAGCAGGACATCCTGCAGGAGAACACCATACTGAAGGCAACAGATGTGCAGTTTCCCCCTAAACCAGTAGTCACACCTGAAGCTAAG gccTTTATAAGGCGCTGTCTAGTCTACCGTAAGGAGGACCGCATCGACGTGCACCAGCTGGCCAGTGACCCCTTCCTTATGCCCCACATCCGCAAGTCGGTGGCCTCCTCGGGCACCTCGGGCATGGCCGTGGCCTCCACGTCCAGCTCCTCCAACAGCAGCGCCTCAAACTGA